The following are encoded in a window of Vespula pensylvanica isolate Volc-1 chromosome 2, ASM1446617v1, whole genome shotgun sequence genomic DNA:
- the LOC122637593 gene encoding small ubiquitin-related modifier 3, translated as MSDEKKETKTESEHINLKVLGQDNAVVQFKIKKHTPLRKLMNAYCDRVGLAIAAVRFRFDGQPINELDTPTSLEMEEGDTIEVYQQQTGGTC; from the exons ATGTCCGACGAAAAGAAG GAGACTAAAACAGAATCAGAGCATATAAACTTAAAAGTTTTAGGCCAGGATAATGCAGTAGTACAGTTTAAAATTAAGAAGCACACACCTCTTCGAAAACTAATGAATGCTTACTGTGATCGTGTA gGCTTGGCAATAGCAGCGGTAAGATTTAGATTTGATGGACAACCTATAAATGAGTTGGACACACCAACGAGTCTTGAAATGGAAGAAGGAGATACAATAGAAGTTTATCAACAACAAACAGGGGGAACGTGTTGA
- the LOC122637590 gene encoding COP9 signalosome complex subunit 1 yields MFANIQPNVVEPMQVDVPAEDNDNAEEEPYIVENPTLDLEVYANSYTGLAKLYRLMYIADHCPMLRVEALKMAIAYVMTTYNVNLYTNLHKKLLQCTGSTGLPDIAAQSTSQDILTIDQMWLESRTKKAALKLEKFDTDLKNYKSNSIKESIRRGHDDLGDHYLDCGDLVNALKCYSRARDYCTSGKHVVNMCLNVIKVSVYLQNWSHVLSYVTKAESTPDFPDLHGKDNNQAIITKLKVAAGLAELATRQYKMAARHFLQASLDHCDCPDLLSPGNVALYGGLCALATFDRHELQKQVIFSSSFKLFLELEPQLRDIIFKFYESKYASCLKLLDEIKDNILLDIYIAPHVNVLYTQIRNRALIQYFSPYLSADMRRMATAFNRTVPELEDELMQLILDGQIQARIDSHNKILYAKDVDQRSTTFEKSIGVGKEYQRRTRMLILRAAMLKKQIHVKSPQRDNTQGGEMSVAPANSSLAQRN; encoded by the exons atgttTGCAAATATACAACCAAACGTGGTAGAGCCTATGCAAGTTGATGTTCCGGCAGAAGATAATGACAATGCCGAAGAAGAACcatatatcgttgaaaatcCAACGTTG GATTTGGAAGTTTACGCCAACAGCTATACCGGTCTTGCCAAATTATATAGGCTTATGTATATAGCAGACCATTGTCCTATGTTAAGAGTAGAAGCATTGAAGATGGCAATTGCTTATGTGATGACTACTTATAACGTTAatctttatacaaatttacataaaaaactTCTTCAATGTACTGGCTCTACTGGATTACCAGATATTGCGGCACAATCAACTTCTCAAGATATACTAACGATAGATCAAATGTGGCTGGAATCTCGTACTAAAAAGGCCGCTTTAAAATTAGAGAAATTTGATACAGATCtcaaaaattacaaaagtaaTTCGATTAAAGAAAGTATAAGAAGAGGTCACGATGATTTAGGAGATCATTACTTAGATTGTGGTGATCTCGTCAATGCTTTAAAATGTTACTCCAGAGCACGGGATTATTGTACCAGTGGCAAGCACGTTGTTAATATGTGCTTGAATGTAATTAAGGTGTCagtttatttacaaaattggTCGCACGTGCTTAGCTATGTAACTAAGGCTGAAAGTACACCAGATTTTCCAGATCTTCATGGCAAAGACAACAATCAGgctataattacaaaattaaaggTTGCAGCTGGATTAGCAGAACTAGCTACAAGACAATACAAAATGGCTGCAAGACATTTTCTACAGGCGTCGTTAGATCACTGCGATTGTCCAGATTTACTTTCACCTGGAAATGTAGCACTTTACGGAGGCCTTTGTGCATTGGCTACTTTTGATAGACACGAGTTACAAAAACAAGTTATATTTAGTAGTTCGTTCAAATTATTTCTAGAACTGGAACCACAATtaagagatattattttcaaattttatgaatCAAAATATGCGTCTTGTTTAAAATTACTTGATGAGATAAAGGATAATATACTTctagatatttatatagcaCCACATGTAAATGTTTTATACACACAAATCCGAAATAGAGCATTGATTCAATATTTTAGTCCGTATTTAAGTGCTGATATGAGGCGAATGGCAACTGCATTTAATAGAACAGTTCCAGAATTAGAAGACGAATTGATGCAACTTATTCTTGATGGACAAATTCAAGCTCGTATTGATTCTCATAATaag ATTTTATACGCAAAGGATGTTGATCAACGAAGTACaacgtttgaaaaatctaTTGGTGTTGGTAAAGAATATCAAAGACGTACACGTATGTTAATTTTGAGAGCCGCtatgttaaaaaaacaaattcatgTAAAG AGTCCACAGCGTGATAATACGCAAGGAGGAGAAATGTCAGTGGCACCTGCAAATAGCAGTTTAGCtcaaagaaattga